In Candidatus Acidiferrales bacterium, the genomic stretch ACGGGATTGCGAAGGAGACTTTCGATATCATCCCGGGCAGCAATTCATTCATCATGACGATACCGGAAGTTCATCACGACGAAATAATCGACGTGAAATTTGAAATGAAGGGGGCGACATTTCAGGATAGCATTCATGTCAATCCCGTCCGTGATTGGATTGTATACCTTGTGGAGCACACTCATACCGACGTTGGTTATACTGAGCCTCAAAACGAGATAATGCCTGAGCAATTGCGTTATATCGATTACGCTCTGGACTACTGCGATGAGACGGACGAGTATCCGGAAGACGCCAGATTCAGGTGGACCTGTGAAACTGCTTGGGCAGTCCAGGAGTATCTCAGCGTCCGACCGAAACCACAAGTCGAAAGGCTCTTGAAAAGGATTAGAGAGGGCCGGATCGAAGTGACAGGATTATTTCTCAATATGTCGGACATGTATGACGAATCCTGTCTGTCCAATCTCATGAATGTTGTTAAGACTTTCAAGAATGCAGGTATCGATGTTACGGCTGCGATGCAAGACGATGTGAATGGTGTACCATGGTGCCTGGTCGACTACCTGGAGAGTGCAGGGGTGAAATACTTAGATATGGGAGAGAACGTTGGACACGCACGAGAGCCGTTCGACATTCCTACGGCATTCTGGTGGGAATCGCCTTCCGGTCACAAGATACTCGCGTACCGCGGTGAACATTATCACTTTGGAAACATGCTTGGCATACTCGGTAACGAGGATAACTTTAAAGCCTCGCTCCTGCGTTACCTGAGGAATCTCGAAACGAAAGCATACCCATTTGATAAAACCATGATCCAATTCAGCGGATATTGGATCGACGATTCGCCGCCTTCCATCGCTGCCTGCGATCTTGTAAAGAAATGGAACGAGAAATTTGAATGGCCGAAGTTAAAGCTTGCCACGGTAAGCGGGTTTTTCAAAACGATGAACGAAGAGCACGGATCACAGCTTCCGACGTATCGGCTTGCCTGGCCCGATTGGTGGACCGACGGAGCCGGTTCGTCCGCGCTTGAGACTGCGTATGTCAGGGGCGCCCAATCGGATTTCATAGCGAATCAGGGACTTCTATCGATGGCAATGCTGCTCGGTGCCGATATTAAACCGGATGAGCTGCGTGAAATGAATTCCGTCAATGAGAATATTGCATTCTACGACGAACACTCATTCGGGGCCGACGAGAGTATCACGGATCCGTTGTCTCTGAATTCTACGGTCCAATGGAACGAAAAGAGCGCGTTTGCATGGACTGCTGTGAAGGAGAACGGACTTCTCCGCCAAGAATCATCGGGTCTTCTTAGAGAGTTTACGCCGAAATTGAAATTTCCATCGATCACGGTTTTCAATACGATGAACGTGGAACGGTCCGGGATAGCGGAGTTCTTTACGTATAATAGTTACCTGAAGTCAGGTAAGACCATGGCGGTCGTCGACGCAGCAGGGAATGAAGTCCCAATCGAGTTTGTAAAAGGCGGGCCCGGCGGAAACTATTGCGAGATTTATGCAAAGGATGTCCCAGCCTTTGGATACCGAACGTATAGAGTCATCGCTCGTGATCAACGATCTTCGCGGTTCGACACGCGAGACTTCACCGGAATATTGGAAAATCAATATTACAGGATCAAGATCGATTCCACTAAGGGTGGGATCGAAAGCCTGATCGACAAATCTACGGGGCTCGACCTAGTAGACGCCAAAGCACCGTGGGAACTCGGTCAATTCATTTATGAAACGCTTCCGGATCGAAGATTACTCGATGCTCCAAACTCGATTCCGTATTCTCCGGGTTTATTCACCAGAACTGGCATGACAAATGTGAGAATCGGCAGAGTGGTCGACGGCCCGATTTGGATGAGCGTAAACATAACGGGGCAGGTGACCGGATGTGCGGACAGTAATGGGGTCACATGCGAGATAAGACTTTACAAGACCGAGAAACGCGTTCAATTCGTTTATTCCATGATCAAGTTGCAGGTCTTCACGCCCGAAGCGGTGTATGTGGCTTTCCCGTTTGAATCTCAAGGTGGTCACCTGACTTTTGAAGTGCAAGGTGGGACAGTGATTCCGGGGAAAGGCCAGCTTCCCGGGTCGGCCTGCGATTGGAATGGAGTTCAAAACTTCGCTTCCGTTTGCAACAAAGACGCTCAAATAATCTTCGTAAGTCCGGAGGCACCTCTGATGGAATTCGGCGACATCAACACTGGGAAATGGCAGGAGGTGGCTCAAGTTGAGAAACCGTATATTTATTCTTACGTCCTCAATAATTATTGGGGCACAAATTTCAAAGCCGCGCAGGAGGGCGGATTGAGTTGGACGTATGACATCACCTCATCCGGCGATAGGTCGACACAATACGCGACCGGCTTCGGTTGGGGATGCCGTGTCCCGCTAGCCGCGACGTTTCGACCGAGTGAAGGCGATGACACTGCTCTGACGGCGAAATCGGTTTTACATTTCAATGATGGTGACCTGTTTCTCGTCTTTGCACGACCTTCATGGGATGGCGAGGGCGTTGTGCTCTGCATCAGGGCTACGGACGGAAAGAGAACGGTGATGAACATTTCAAACCTAATTGGTAAAAACCACTCGTTGAAAGTGTATGAAGTAAATTCTCTCGAGGAACCAATAGGGAGCGTGGTAAAAGACGTGTCTTTCAATCCATTTGAAGTGAAGTTTCTGAAGCTGACGCGCTACCAAAAAAAGTAGAGTAAGTAGTCGATGGCGGTGTGGCTTTCATTACTATGTGCTTGATGATTTGTCAGTCCTTTCCCGGTTTGCTCTCTGATCGGAACAATGACTCGAACCCTCTAAGAGTGAAGGTACTGATTGCAAGAAGGCGAGAGTTACGAGGACATGACTTCATGGTCTTGACATCCGCAACTAGAGTTTCATCGCCGATCCTGCTGAATTGCTGAGTCCGCGTTGCTTTGCTTCGTTTAAACGGTATTGAATTAGTAACCTGCAGTAGGTGGACTACACTGGGGCAAATCCCAAAGACAATCCTGTGTCTCGTCCATGAAAAGTGTGAAGAAAGGCGGACATTATCTTGAACCACACACGCCCCAACTATTGCCCAACTTGCCCCGTGATTACGATAATACTCATATTTTGAGTAGGTAACGGAGGATTACGGTTTTGTTATCACATAGCGGTTTAAGAGAAAATCATGTTACGAAATACTGGGAAATGAGAAGCGCGATTCCGGCATGGAGGTTGCGCTGTATGTACTGAATATTCTCCGCCTCTCATGGCGCTTCAACGGACGATTTTATCGATGATAGCTGTCCGCCGGTGAATTGCTCGGGTTGTGTCATCGGAGGTTACTGTTCTTGGTTAATTTAGACACCAAAATATCCGAAATTTAAGATCAGGAGGGAGATTGATTGCGAATTGAGATTCAGCACTGAAAGTCCATTTTCGATATAGAGAAAAAGCAATAAAGCTAATGATTGAAGTTCTTTTTGCCGCAACGGATATCCAGAAGATGTTCAAGCCAACCAAGAGACGTTTTCTGGTTTTATTGCTGACCGTGATGGCGCTGGGCAGCACATCAGCTTGGTCGGCGACTATATCCAGCACTGGAACCGGTGGCAATTGGAATGCGGCCGGAACCTGGGTCGGCGGTGTTGCCCCAGGGAATACTGATTCTGTTGTAATTGTGTCTGGAGCAACTGTGACAGTTAACGGCGCCAACAGAACATGTGGATCGATAAATATCCTTGGCACTCTTCAATGGAGTGCCGCGGGCGGAAGTCGTACACTGACGGTTTCGGGGGGCGGTACTGGATCAGGGACCATTGGTGGAAACGGGATAATTATTGTCGCTAATGCAGCTGTCACTGGAACAATTACTATGAGTGCGGGAACAAATAGCAATTGGATCTTCTCCGGCACAATAACGAGAACGGGTGCACTCGTCGTCAACATGACATCGACAACCGATCAAACCATAACAGGCGTTCTGATATGCAATACCTTCACTGTAAATAAAGCCGGCGGAACTTTACATCTCAGCATAACACCAACGGTGACGACAACTACCACGCTTACTGCGGGAAGTATCGACTACAACAGCGGTGGCACGCAAAGCATTCTGAACGCCAATCACCCCGCTGATCTCTCGCTTTCTAATTCCGGGACGAATTTGACTACAACGGCTGCCCTTACAATCGGCGGAAACCTAATCGTCGCTGACGGGACCACGTTTACATCGAACGCTGCTTACGCCCTGACTGTAACGGGCACGACCACCGTTGGCGGTGGAACGAGCGGAACCTTGGCCATATCGACCGCGTCGACAAATACGCAAACTTTTACTGGCGCTGTGACCGTAAACAGCGGGGCAAGTTTTACGGAAAGCATCGCTGCATCCCTCGCGTTCGGTTCTGATCTCAGTGTAAACGGTACTCTTACGGAAAACGGGGCCGCACCTGTAACTGTGGCGGGAAATTTCACGAACAATGGTTCGTACACTGCAAGCACCGGCACGCACACCTTCAGCGGTACGGCAAAAACAATCGGGGGAACATCCGGTATTTCGATCGCCAGTCTGGCGGTAACCGGTACATACACCAACAATGGCACACTCACGGTTTCGACTGCGCTCACTGGTGCAGGTGGTTTAACGAACGGTTTGTCGAGCGTGTTGAACATCGGCGGGACTTCAACAATTACGACTTTGACTGCAACTGCAGTCGGGAACATGGTGAATTACAACGGTGCGGCACAAACCGTTAAAGTAGTTGCTTATAATAATTTGACTCTAAGCGGCAGCGGGGTCAAGACGTTTGCGGTAACAACTATAAATGGCAATCTCACTTTGAGCGGCACCGCAACCGCTGCAATGGGGGCCAGCTTGGCGATTGGCGGCAACCTTTCAATCGGTGATGGTACAACATTTACTGTCGGTGCTTACACCATTACCGTCACGGGGACGACCACTCTCGGCGGAGGGGCAAGCGGAACGCTTTCTATAACGTCCATGACTGGTACAAAAACATTCTCGCGTGCAGTTACTATCAATAGCGGAGCCAGTTTTACTGAAAGCGTTGCAGAGGCGATCGCGTTTGGTTCGGACGTTACAATTAACGGTACGCTTACAGAAAATGGCAACGCGGCAATCGGCATTGCCGGCAATTTTACGGATAATGGTACATATACTGCGAGCACCGGCTTCCATACGTTTTCCGGGACGGGGATGGCGATCGGCGGATCCAGCGCGATCTCGATCCCAAGTGTTACAATAAGTGGTTCCTATGCAAACAACGGGACATTGACGGTTACGACTGCCCTTGCTGGAACAGGCGGACTGACCAATGCTGATACACTGAATATTAACTTTGCCGGCGCCGCCGGGATAGCATCTCTCACTGCGACGACACCCGGCAACACGGTGAACTACGGATACGCCGGAGCACAAACAGTAATTTCAACGAATTATTACAACCTGACACTCGGCGGCAGTGGAGCAAAAACCTTGCAAGCTGGTACAACCTCTATTGCTGGCAGCTTCACTCTGTCCGGCACAGCAACTACGACTGGCGTTATCGGTCTTACGATCGGCGGAAGTATTGTTTTAGGTTCAGGAACAGCGTTTACTGCGGGCGCCTTTATCCATTCCATTGCAGGCAGCTGGGTGAACAACGGTGGAACATTTACGTCGACAGGTTCAACTATTGGCTTCAACGGCAGCGCTGCACAAACTATCGGCGGCACAAGCGCGTCAGCATTTAATAATCTAAGCATCAACAATTCAAACGGCGTTTCACTGGGCGCTTCCGTGTCCATTGCCGGAACACTAACTCTCACTTCCGGCATCGTAACCACCTCGGCAACAAATCTACTGACAATAACAAATACATCTGCGGGAAGTATTTCCGGCGCATCATCCGCGTCATTTGTCAGCGGGCCGCTGGCAATTACATTGCCTGCAAATGTTGGAGCAGACGGGACGACATATACATTCCCGGTCGGAGAAACCGCAAATTATCGCCCGATAAGTCTGATGAATATTCGGACCGGTGCGACATCGCCAGTCGTTCGAGCAACGGTGAACGGTTCCGGTGCTACGACGGGAGACGGAACGACGATCACGAGTATTGCCCCGCGCAATTGGTATGTGCAGGCCACAAGCGGAAATTTCACAAGTGCAACGATTCAGCTCACAGAAAGCGGATTGATACCGACAAATGTCATCGGACAGTCGTCCGCGCAATCAGGAACCTATGCTTCTATCGGCGGTACGAATGTCGGGGCTACTGTTACATCAGTCCAAACCGTCTCTTCATTCCCCGGTTATTTTGCTATAGGTATCTCCACAGTCAAGCCTTTGTATTCTTACCAATCTGGTAATTGGGACAGTACCACTACGTGGACCACGGATCCATCGGGTTCGCTGTGGATAAACGGGAAAGTCCCTGGTACCATGGACAATGTCGTCATACTAAATGGCCGCACGATCTCCGTCAGCTCAAACAATAAGAAGGTAGTTTCACTTAATTTAAATGCAGGCGGCGTGGTTGACATTCAATCTACCACCGGACACAGTTTTGGAACGGTAACCGGTCAGGGGAGGATAATGCTCAGCTCCAACAATTTCCCCGGCGGAACATTTACAAATTTCGTAGCAAGCGGTGGTGGCACGATTGAGTACTATAATCTAAACGCCGCCGGATTGAGCACCACCCAATTGACATATAACAACTTGATTGTTTCAAACTATTCCACGAATGCTAACTCCGTTTACTTGAACAATTTTGCAAATCCCGCGACTTATACCGTCAATGGAAATTTTAGTCTGAAAAATTATTCATCGGGCAGCAACACGTTCTATTTTGGCAGTCCAACTGCATCTGATAATCTTGTCAGCATGACGGTCTACGGAAGCCTTTCCGTTGATGCCGGATGCAATATCAGGGTTAACAACTTTGCTACTGCACACAATGTTCCCAACGCGAGTGATGAAGGTGCAACGCCTTATCCTGTCCACACTCTAAACTTGTACGGTAACCTGACCAACAATGGATCTGTGCGATTTACGGGATTACCGTCGCCCGTGAACAACGCATACTATGCGCTTACGACGACCGCGTACAATGCTGTCAACTACGGAGACGTTCAGGTATTCTTCTATGGAGCAACGAACAATACTATGACGTGTAATGGTACAACTGATTTCTTCAGGATCGTGGTCGCCAAGGGTTTGGACGATACTCATACGCTTGAAGTAAGTTCCACGAACACCAATAATTTTGCGCTCTACGCTCCGAACAATCAGGGAAATAATGCGTTTAATGGCGGCACCAATGGTTATGGTTATGGAGTGTATTACAAAGCGTTGTTCATCCATTATGGCACATTAAAGTTGGACGCAAACATCAGCATCCCATCTCTCACAGAGGGAGGACAGGATTTCAATCTGGTTCCTACGGCGGGGTTGTGGATCAACGGCGCTAATGTATCGACGACGGTGAGTGGATTGAATGGAACCGGTTACCAGGCAGCGACGCTCTATGGCTCCCTGCGCATTAGTGCGGGTCAGTTCTCAACCGGTGATGCCGCCGGCATGGTCCTAGGAACATTAGGGACTCCGACTATTACAATCGAAGGAACAGGCGTGCTGGATGCCAGCAATGCCTGGGAGGCTACTGGTGGTACAAATCTGATGAGCTATATACAAACAGGAGGAACAGCCAACTTCAGACTCCAAGGTGAGAATCATGTAGGACCGATGTTTGGATTAAATAATCCCAATTCCTCATTTGTAATGAGCGGAGGGACTATCAATTTTACAAACAACGCTTTTGTCGATGGTACTTACGATTACAATGTAATGGACCTTGAGCCCCAGTCG encodes the following:
- a CDS encoding glycoside hydrolase family 38 C-terminal domain-containing protein, coding for MCYHRSVCQDRGVMEKPSLTTPTSFAMRELISFPMMKALIGLVFLTFFSAASWAQTHNSEWPSVFFSGYDHVTHGGVFNYHSPDPEINASLLVRSEDSSEYVEWETDKVPADFHGSQAYFVWMFGIAVTANGHSFHLSVNGKELLSFRNPTVSEKKSWSLDGAGGSELTFIPTMIDMYNDLMGYAVLRMPLNELRLGRSQILRINGETAASRTWYMTFESPVQEKMKITQLPSAVRENGGIYDLLRLEVTHLGSPTAGKLFLNGIAKETFDIIPGSNSFIMTIPEVHHDEIIDVKFEMKGATFQDSIHVNPVRDWIVYLVEHTHTDVGYTEPQNEIMPEQLRYIDYALDYCDETDEYPEDARFRWTCETAWAVQEYLSVRPKPQVERLLKRIREGRIEVTGLFLNMSDMYDESCLSNLMNVVKTFKNAGIDVTAAMQDDVNGVPWCLVDYLESAGVKYLDMGENVGHAREPFDIPTAFWWESPSGHKILAYRGEHYHFGNMLGILGNEDNFKASLLRYLRNLETKAYPFDKTMIQFSGYWIDDSPPSIAACDLVKKWNEKFEWPKLKLATVSGFFKTMNEEHGSQLPTYRLAWPDWWTDGAGSSALETAYVRGAQSDFIANQGLLSMAMLLGADIKPDELREMNSVNENIAFYDEHSFGADESITDPLSLNSTVQWNEKSAFAWTAVKENGLLRQESSGLLREFTPKLKFPSITVFNTMNVERSGIAEFFTYNSYLKSGKTMAVVDAAGNEVPIEFVKGGPGGNYCEIYAKDVPAFGYRTYRVIARDQRSSRFDTRDFTGILENQYYRIKIDSTKGGIESLIDKSTGLDLVDAKAPWELGQFIYETLPDRRLLDAPNSIPYSPGLFTRTGMTNVRIGRVVDGPIWMSVNITGQVTGCADSNGVTCEIRLYKTEKRVQFVYSMIKLQVFTPEAVYVAFPFESQGGHLTFEVQGGTVIPGKGQLPGSACDWNGVQNFASVCNKDAQIIFVSPEAPLMEFGDINTGKWQEVAQVEKPYIYSYVLNNYWGTNFKAAQEGGLSWTYDITSSGDRSTQYATGFGWGCRVPLAATFRPSEGDDTALTAKSVLHFNDGDLFLVFARPSWDGEGVVLCIRATDGKRTVMNISNLIGKNHSLKVYEVNSLEEPIGSVVKDVSFNPFEVKFLKLTRYQKK